Genomic segment of Methanomicrobiales archaeon:
TTCAGCACCTGGAATGCCGCAGGTGCGGCAACGCTCACCGCATTCGGTAACAGGGGCGTAGCGATCGCTTTAGCGAAAGTGAGTTACGTCGGCCTTGCGGGCATGTGGTCTGCATTCCTGAAGGCGATTGCCTGCAACTGGCTCGTGAACCTCGCCATCCTGCTCGGTATCTGCGCGGACGATGCCATCGGCAAGATCGTCGGCATCTGGTTCCCGATCTTCGCATTCGTCGCCTCCGGGTTCGAGCACTCCATCGCTAACATGTACTTCATTCCAGCAGGCATATTCACCGACGCGCTCGCCGGCAGTCCGAACGCCGCTGCCCTGAACTGGGTCACCCTGTGGACGAACAATGTCATCGTGGTCACTCTCGGCAATATTGTCGGCGGTATGTTCTTCGTCGGTGTGCTCTACTGGGTCGCGTTCCGGAAGGAGATCGCTGCCCTGAAGTAGATACAGAGCTAACGATATACCGATGAAGATTGGTAATATCCGGGTGAAGGTCTCGGTCATCGTCATGGCCGTCGTGGCCTTCTTCACCATACTTTTAATCTTCGCCTATTTTGCGACGGGCGACCTCACCATCATCAAGTGGGGCATTCCGCTTCTCTTCGGGATGATCCTGATTCCGATCGCCCTGAACTACATGAGTCAGAGCACATACGCCGACATGATCCCCGCCTACGAGAAGGAGGCCAAAAAGGTGCGTGTGCGGGCGATCAACCTGAACATGCTCGGGGATCCCATCCGCATCGAAGGCGTCGTCGAACGTGTCTACTTCCGCTTCCTGAACCGACCCCAGTATCTGATCGCCGACAGGAGCGGCGCGATCTCGGTGAAGATGTTCACATCGCCCAAGGAGGATGTGAAGAAGGGCGATGTCGTCGAGGTCCTCGGTTCGGTGATGAAGCGCTACATCGTGACGGGCGACGCGGTCGTCAACGCCGTCGCCATCACCAGGGTCGACCGCGAGAAGAGCGCCCCGGAGAAGAGGAAAAAGTGACTGTCCGCGGGGCGCAGTTCTCGCGGATAGGTATCGTCTCGCCTGACAGCGCTCTTCCACCACCCCCTTTCCCCGGGCTGATGGGACCTCCTTCCGTATGCAGAAGATCTCCCGCTCCTGCTGCGACAGGGGCTGTCCCGGGAGGCTATTGAGTGAGGGCGGCAAGATTTCCAGGATTTTGCTCTCCCCTTACGCGGTTACGCAACTGGCAGGGTTGAAGGGCAGTTGGGGGAGAGAGTTGGCAGCAGGAAAGCGGGGGATGGGATCAGAGGGCTGCAGGCGTCTGGGGGGGATACGCTGCGAGGTTACTCCCCGAACCCCCTCACGAGACCCTCCTCTATCGGCCGCTTCTGCAGCCGCGAGAGTTCCTGCAGGTAGTCCTCGAAGAGGTGGATGCGGGTGCTCACGGGGAACGGAATCCCCAGACTGCTGATCACCGCCTCGCCGGGCTCGAGTGTCTGGATCTCGGTGTCCATGCGGGAGAGGTCCTGCTTGGCGCTGCTGGAGAGGATCTCCCGGTCACCGCGATCCCCGAGCCCCATGATGACGAACGTGTTCACCTGGGCGAGCACCTTCGGATCGATGTTGCGGGGCTGCTGGGTGATCACGCAGAGCCCGACGCCGAATTTTCTCCCCTCCATGGCGCACTCACGGAAGATCTGGGTGCTCCGCCCTCCCGTGCCGAGCACCCGCTGCGCCTCCTCGAGCGTGATCAGCACCTGCCTCGGGCGGGTTTTCTCGGCCACGCCCCAGTCGGAACGGTGCCGCTGCATGATCTGGCGGGTGATGACCGAGAGGACGAAGAGCTCGCTCCGTTCGCCCATGCCGGGGATGTCGATCAGCACCACCCGGTTCTCCTCCAGCGCACGGAGAATATC
This window contains:
- a CDS encoding formate/nitrite transporter family protein, with amino-acid sequence MVFHPPVAIVAKAGDAGKYKTGLPSWNMVLRGFLSGAFIAMGGALATVCSTGIMATDVAMRFGTASAGVSQLVLGAVFPVGLIITVLTGAELFTGDAMLAPMAAFIHRISWASVLNLWVWVYIGNFIGSVWFAYIMAYGPFSTWNAAGAATLTAFGNRGVAIALAKVSYVGLAGMWSAFLKAIACNWLVNLAILLGICADDAIGKIVGIWFPIFAFVASGFEHSIANMYFIPAGIFTDALAGSPNAAALNWVTLWTNNVIVVTLGNIVGGMFFVGVLYWVAFRKEIAALK
- a CDS encoding nucleotide-binding protein, translating into MKIGNIRVKVSVIVMAVVAFFTILLIFAYFATGDLTIIKWGIPLLFGMILIPIALNYMSQSTYADMIPAYEKEAKKVRVRAINLNMLGDPIRIEGVVERVYFRFLNRPQYLIADRSGAISVKMFTSPKEDVKKGDVVEVLGSVMKRYIVTGDAVVNAVAITRVDREKSAPEKRKK